The Centroberyx gerrardi isolate f3 chromosome 19, fCenGer3.hap1.cur.20231027, whole genome shotgun sequence genome has a segment encoding these proteins:
- the rpa3 gene encoding replication protein A 14 kDa subunit encodes MSGVLDVPRARINTSMLSQYISRPVCFVGRVDKVHPTGKTFKLFDGEGKVTSVELNEPLEEELFGIVEVLGVVSNKGAIMASSYNILREDKGITFDLELYNEALKVIHDFPQHYPFEVATSG; translated from the exons ATGTCAGGCGTCCTAGATGTTCCGAGAGCGAGAATAAATACTTCTATGCTGTCGCAGTACATAAGCCGACCGGTGTGCTTTGTTGGACGTGTTGATAAG GTACACCCAACAGGGAAAACGTTCAAGCTCTTCGATGGAGAGGGGAAGGTTACATCAGTAGAACTCAACGAACCT CTTGAGGAGGAGCTGTTCGGCATAGTGGAGGTCCTGGGTGTGGTGTCCAACAAAGGAGCAATAATGGCTTCTTCCTATAACATCCTACGAGAGGACAAGGGCATCACCTTTG ATTTAGAGCTGTACAATGAAGCCCTGAAAGTCATCCACGACTTCCCTCAGCATTATCCGTTTGAGGTGGCTACAAGTGGATGA
- the umad1 gene encoding UBAP1-MVB12-associated (UMA)-domain containing protein 1 — MFSFLGLRKDSKKSTSERETDGGFVIIGETLEEQRRKIQAMNIVQPSTNVIVQPSKSSYMIPAQPAVATLPAGFPAMAPVAGPPAAADAAPSLPDLLGDVPFTLAPHVLATQTGFPLIPDVLLSRDINYNLASFQYDFTLENSVLCDL, encoded by the exons ATGTTCAGTTTCCTTGGACTCCGTAAAGACTCGAAGAAGTCAACATCCGAGAGGGAAACAGATGGAGGGTTCGTTATCATTG GAGAGACTCTCGAGGAACAGAGGCGGAAGATCCAGGCCATGAACATCGTGCAGCCGTCAACCAACGTCATTGTGCAGCCATCAAAG TCATCCTATATGATCCCAGCTCAACCCGCTGTGGCTACGCTCCCTGCAGGTTTCCCTGCCATGGCGCCGGTGGCAGGGCCCCCAGCAGCGGCGGACGCTGCCCCATCCCTCCCAGATCTCCTCGGGGACGTCCCCTTCACCCTGGCACCGCACGTCCTGGCCACGCAGACAGGGTTCCCCCTAATCCCCGATGTGCTGCTGTCCCGGGACATTAACTATAATCTGGCCAGTTTCCAGTATGACTTCACCCTGGAGAACTCTGTGCTCTGTGACCTGTAG